From a single Pseudoalteromonas nigrifaciens genomic region:
- the arcA gene encoding two-component system response regulator ArcA, translating to MQTPVILIVEDEDVTRLNLVSLFEAEGYKVIEAIDGDDMHDKLTNNDDVNLVVMDINLPGKNGLILARELRQKRKVGLIFLTGRDNDVDRILGLEIGADDYITKPFNPRELTIRARNLITRTALGGEESALETNGVITFNGWELDENSRCLTSPGGDAKRLPKGEYRALRLMLDSPGRIFSREQLIKHMTGRELRANDRTVDVTIRRIRKHFESDNSTTELISTIHGEGYRFIGKIDS from the coding sequence ATGCAAACGCCAGTCATTCTGATAGTAGAGGATGAAGACGTAACTAGACTAAACCTCGTTAGTTTATTTGAAGCTGAAGGTTACAAAGTTATTGAAGCCATTGATGGCGATGACATGCATGATAAGCTTACAAATAATGACGACGTCAATCTTGTAGTTATGGATATCAATCTACCGGGTAAAAACGGGCTAATTTTAGCACGTGAGTTACGCCAAAAACGCAAAGTCGGTCTTATTTTCTTAACAGGCCGTGACAATGATGTAGATCGTATTTTAGGCCTAGAAATTGGTGCTGATGACTATATTACTAAACCGTTTAATCCTCGCGAATTAACTATTCGTGCGCGTAATTTAATTACTCGTACTGCCCTAGGTGGTGAAGAGTCTGCACTTGAAACAAATGGTGTAATTACGTTTAACGGTTGGGAACTTGACGAAAACAGTCGCTGTCTTACTTCTCCAGGTGGAGACGCAAAACGTCTACCTAAAGGCGAATACAGAGCACTGCGTTTAATGCTTGACTCTCCAGGTCGTATTTTTAGCCGTGAGCAATTAATTAAACACATGACTGGCCGTGAGCTACGTGCAAACGATAGAACAGTTGATGTTACAATTCGTCGTATTCGTAAGCACTTTGAAAGCGACAACTCAACAACTGAGTTGATCAGCACCATTCATGGTGAAGGTTATCGCTTCATTGGTAAAATCGACAGCTAA